The window CAATAAGGTACTGCATATGGGACAAGGTGATTGGTGCAAATCACTGAAGCTTTGCTTGTTTGGCCTGATCCAATCGCCGAAGTTCAGCGGCCGTTTCCGTAATTTCACGAATATCGGCAAAGCGCTGCGTTTGGGATGAAACGACGCCCAGTGAAAGGGTCATAAACGGGGCAAATGAACCGCTGGCAGTTTGCATCGCGCCCTGTTCGCGGTCCAAGAAGTCATAATGGGACAAAATTTCCTCGTTAAAACGCTGCCGCAATTTATCCACCATCGCCGGTACATTCTCGCTCATGGAGATCAATACAAAGGTGTCGCCGCCAGGGTGTCCAATAAAATCATCCAGCGTGCCAAATTGGTCATCAATTTCATTCAGCAAAAAAGCGCCAAATCGCAGCACTTCATCGCCGGCCACAAAGCCATACTTATCGTTAAATGGACCAAGATTGTCTATGCCAACCTGAATGTACGTCCAAGTATTGGCGCGCATCAGCGTGCGCAGTTGGTCTTCAATGAGGCGGCTGCTGGGCAAGCCAGTGATGGGATTGGTCATATTCAGCCGTTGATGAGTGCGGATCGCCGTGCCAACCCGCAGTTTGAGTTCTTCGATGTCGAATGGCTTGGTAATGTAATCATCCGCGCCCAATTCTAATCCTCGAATTCGGTCGCTGCGCTCATCTTTTTGGGTCAGGAAAATGATGGGGATGTGGCTGGTGCGCGTCGTTGTGCGCAGGGCCAGGCAAACGTCATAACCGTCCATATCGGGCAGCATAATATCGAGGACGATTAAGTCGGGCAGCTTTTTGCGGCATTTGTCCAGCGCGTCGTTGCCTCTGGCGGCAATGTCCACGTGATAGCCCTCGTTGGCAAAGAAAATGCGCAACATATTGGAAATATCGTAATCATCTTCGACTATAAGAATTCGACCATTGCTCATGAGCTTTTCCTTGGCAATTATAGAATGACCGGGTCAATCACAGGTTGATCACCCATTGATCTATTGTTTTGTGATGACATTTTTCAGTAATCATTCAAACTTGACCGGTTTTTGCCGGTCCAACTTAGAACTTTGAGAATCAAAAAGTCGGTCAGGTTTCCAGCGAAACTGAACGTTTGTGAGTTTTAATCTGGGCAATGTCGGCATCGGTGATGGCTTTTTCAAAGCTGCGGAACCCACCCAGTTTAAAACCATGCTTCAGAGCGATTTTATCAATTGTCTGGACTTGTGACAATTGGATGTCTTTTCCCAGCGTAAAAGACTCGTAACGCTGCTCCAGGGCCAGGGCCATGGTTTCGGCCATGCAGGCGTAGGCCATTTTGGGCGGAAAGCCAAAGTTGAAATTAAATTCTACCGCTCCTGGTACTTCGACCATCCCCCCTTCAATAACCAGTACATCGGGCCTCTGCGCGGCTACCTGCCGTGATACGTCGCGGGGACGGGCCACGTCGCAGACGACAGCGCCCGGGCGCAAATGCGGCGCGATGATGGCATCCACGGCACTGGTGACGGTGATGATGAGGTGGGCCTGGGTCAGATCGTTGATGTGATCGCTGGTGGTGACGTGGCTGCCGCCGGCCTCCCGGACAAGTTGGGCGACCTGGTCCAGCCTGTCTTGCCGGCGGCCGATGAGGATGGTCTGGTTGACTTGCGGCGCTAGGAGCTGCCCGCAGACTGCGCCAATGGCCCCGGTGGCCCCAACGATGGCGACGGTGGCGCTGGGGAGAGGGATGTCCATGATTGCGGCTGCTTGTTGAATGGCTTGCACGGCCGTTGCAATGGTCAAACTATCGCCGGTGGTCACGGGGATGTTGAGTTGGTTGGCCACTGTCAGGCCGCCATCACCGACGACAGAGGTGAACGCGCCCAACCCCAGGATGCGCGCACCCAATTTTTCAGCCAGACGGCCGGTCTGGATGATTTTTTTGTAGACAACGCGGGGCGGTAGGCTCATCATGCGGGCTGGTGTAAGGGGACAGGCCACGAACCAGCCATGCAGGGTACGGCCGTTGGCCTCCGAGCGAATGTTTTGAATTTCAGAGATATAAACTGGTGGGAAAAACAGGGACAGAAAATCAATCAACCAGACAGGCAGTTTGCCTAAAGCCGGATACTTTCGGCTGACGTCGCGCTGTGGGTCAATGGGATGAATGATAAATGCGAAAGAATCTTCCATAAATGGCAGTTTATCCAAGAGGTGTCCATATCTTCAATGGTATATCTGTCCCTGAGCAGGTGCTAGGGCCATCCGGCGTATTCTGCGTTTGGCGTCGTCGGCTGCCCATAACAGGAAAAGTCGTCGGATGACGCTCTCCATTCATTACGTTCCATCTGGGCGGGGGTATAGGCGGGGATAGGGATATTTACTCTCAAAAGAATAATGGTCGCTGTCCTCATAGCGCACGTTTTTGGTGATGAATTTACGCTCTTCCGAAGCCAGCAGCACCACGTCGGACTCAATGGTGCGCGCGGCGTAGATCACCAGACCCGAACTGAGGCGGCAGTGATGCCCCACACACCCACCCAAGACCAGCATATTGGTTTGTTCAAGACGGCCGTTTTTGCTGCTCGTCGTCCGCAAAGGCCCACCTAAAATATTAAAATCGGTGAACGTCGTGCCCGCGCCAATAAACGAATCACGCCCCACCACACATAACTGCAAACAAGTATTCTGCGCCACCATCGTATTTTCCATCATCGTCGTCATAAACAACGAAGTACGGAAAGGGAGAAAACAGCCATCACTAATCACGCTCAGCATCAACTGGCAGCCCTGAGACACAGTAACGTTACTGCCAAGGGTGCAGTTATCAATCACCGCGCCGGCGCCGATATTCACATTATCCCCGATCACCGTTGGCCCATGAATCACTGCGGAAGAATCAATGCTCACGTTCTTGCCAATTTTAACCATCTCCGAATTAGACAAAACGTGTTTCTGTTCCAGCAGCGAACGATACAAAATTTTCAGTTTTAGTTTCCAATTGGTGTCTATCTGGTTTTCAAAAAAGGCCCCACGCGCAAACACGCCAAACAAAATATCGGCAATAAAAACATGCACCCAGTTTTCAATCAATACAAACGCCTTGCGTGGCAGTTGGTACACCAGATCGCCAAATTCCGTCGCCATGTAAGGCGGAACGTGGTAATAACCACGTTCCAGCGGTTCCGTATCAATCACCAGCGGCTGCGCCTCAACGCTTTGCGACAGACCTTTGGGTAAATACCACATATCGGCCAACAGCAGTTTGTCTTGCTGAAAAAAAGAGTGGGTCAGCGGTTTCACGTGAGTCACAATGGCTGGATCATCGGCGGCAAACGCTAAACGCACCGGGCGACGGCCGTCCCGCGCCCGAGCCACAAACTCACTGATTAACTCCTTGTTAAAAAACAAATTATCGCGGTGTACCAGGCATTCCACCGCCTCCTCTTCAAAACGATACGCCGTTTGCCAATCCGGGTATTCACGCTCTTCGGACGTATAAGGCGTCAGCAAATCCCGCTGCCACAACCACAGCGGCTTGTTCTGCACGCGCAAATCCCGAGCCGGCTCATTAAACGGCTGAATGTGCGTAGTCTCCGTCAGAATAATTCGGCGCATAACTCAAAACCCGTTCCGGTTACAGATTCCCAATGCCATAACCCACCCTCAAACAATCGGTTTCTTGGAAATGAGAATCGTACACGTCTCATCCCCGCTGGCTATGCAAGAAATCTCTTCCACCCGAAACCGTCGCCCTTTGCTCACCCAATCCAGCGATTGCTCCAAAAGGCCCACCGCCAGATGGCAGCACGGCTGCGGTGATGAACGCTGCCAGCAAATAGGGCAGCGCTCAATAATCCACAAATACCCACGATGGTCTTCACCCAGCCGGACCCGCTGATCGCTAAATTTGTTAAACGTTTGCGCAAAAATGTCCAGCCCGATCTTAATTTTAATGCCTAACGGCAAAGTGCGAATCGCCAGGTCGCTGATTCCCAATACAGGCACAAATTCCTTAAGCGCCAACCGCCACGTTTCACGGCCGGCGCGCATCGCCAGACCGCGGCCGCCACGCTCGCCATACATATCGTCCAACGTCTGCTGAATGGCGCTAAACTCGGCAAAGGTGAACCCTAATTCCAGATTGTTGGGCGGATAGTTGTTAACCAGATGATGGAGATGGGCCAGGTTCAAGACAGCATTAACGCCATGCCGTCCCATAATCTCTTCCATCGCCGTCAACACAATTCGCCCCATTTTGTTAGAGTAATAAAATGTATCTATTTCCTGGAGCGGTTCGCGGATTATTAATTCATTCACTGGATGTGTCTAATGCCTGTGGAGATTTTTCAATGTGTCCGTTTTTTAGGAAATCGTGGATTGTGTGGAAAAACAAATCCGGTTCATCAATCATCGGGAAATGCCGAGAATACTGCATCATCATTACTTGCGCATGCGGTGTATTCTGAAAGAGCAAGTCGGCGTTGGACGGCGAGACAATATTGTCTTTGACTCCATAGATCCCCAACGCAGGCAGGCTTAATGTCGGCAAAGCACTGCGCAGGTCTGTATCTCTTAAATCGCCAATGCTGCGAAAAAAGGATTCAATCGTCGTGCGCTGCACGTCCCGCGAGATCATTTGGCGCACCTCTTTGGAATCATTTGCCAGCAAGATGCGCATAAAAGAATGCAGCACAATCGGATAACGCCAAATGAGTTTGGCGATTACCCCATAACCAGCCAGCCGCAAAAAGGGGTTCAACGAATTGCCAATCACTGGTGAACCAACGACGGCGACTTTATCCACGCGATCTGGGTGTTCCAAAGCCATTTGCAAAGCGACTGTGCCGCCCATAGAATGCCCAAATACCGGGGCTTGCTGAATCCCCAGGGTATCCATGAATTGATTAACCATGTCCACGTAGCTGGAAACGCGAAAAGTAGAGGATGCCGTGCGCTCCCCTTTGGCTGAATCGCCAAACCCCCAGAAATCTAGTGCGTATACCCGATATTTTTTGGTTTGCGCCAGGGCGATCATCGAATCGCGCCAGACATCCCAGGAATTGATCCAGCCATGCAAGAGGATAATCGGCTGCCCACGGCCGATGGATTCGTAGTGAAGAAGCCCCTGCTCTGTGACGATGGAACTCACGTTAGCCTCAATGCCGCCCGGGTTTAGACTGTATCGGCGATTAGACGGCTATTGACGACTTTGTCTTAAAGGCGTTAGCCGCCTTTTCGCGCGAATTTATATGGTAGCTGCAAGCGAATACAGGCGGATCATACTTGTAGTGATGGTAGCACCTGCCTTGAATAAAGCGTGTGAAAAGCAAGTTAAGGAGGTGTAAATGAGCCGTTAAACAAAGTCAGGCGGTTTCGGCTTTATCCAGCTCCTCTAATATGGAATAAAGCAGTTCCAGCAGCACATTTTTGACGCTTTCTTTGTCGTTGGCGACGCAAGGTAGTATTTTTACCTCAGGCCGCAGGCGCAAAATGATGCGCAAATCTTCTGGCTCCCAGGCATCTTCCATGTCTTGTTTGTTGGCGGCGACGACGTAAGGGGTGGCGGCGTAGCTCTCGAAGGTTTCTAAAACCCGTTTGGCTTCACGGAAGGTTTCCGGTTTGGTGCTGTCTACCATGACAACAAAGCCGAGCATACCTTGGGATAGAATGTCCCACATAAAGTCAAAGCGCCGTTGTCCCGGTGTGCCAAAAAGGTATAAAACCAGGTCATCGCCAACGGTGATCCGGCCAAAGTCCATGGCGACGGTGGTGGATTCTTTGATTTGCTCGGCGCTGCTGCTGATTTTGCGTTCTGTAGATACGACGTCAATTTCGCTGATAGAACCGATGAATTGTGTTTTGCCCGCCGAGAACGGACCCGTGATGACCATTTTTACTGCTTGCATAAGGACGATGACCTCTTACAGGTGAGTGGGGGAAATGAGTGATGAACTTGATACCTATACAATGACACGGCCGTATGAACCTTCAGATTGTCAACGGCCGTTTTACAAACCACGAATTCGGTCTATCAGACGGACAACAACGGAACGCTTGGCCGCCGGTGACTGCTGCTCGATCTCTTTGCGGGCTTCCTGTCTGGTAGTTGGTTGTCTTTCAGATGCCGGCGGCGGCGTCACTTCCGGCCGCGCCGGACGCACAATTTCGACCAGACCAGCCTGAAGCATCCCATAAACGATACGCCGGATTTCAAAGTCGCTCAGATTGTTCGCCCGCGCAATCTGACGAATGGTATTGCGCGGGTTGACAAACGATACAACCCGCCATTCTTCGACAGTCAGGTTGATATTACGCAAACGCGCATCGGGGCGGTCGGTAAAGCGCAGCGAGATGTCCAGGTCTGGCAGCTCTTCCTGCAAGATCTCCCATTCTTTCAAGCGTCGGCTGCCTTCCATGATCACGCTTTCCAGGTCTATCGGAATGGTGATATGTCCGGGGGAAGGCAGTCTGTTGGCGTCGAAGCGGAACAAACCCTCACCCCAGGTGAAGAGCCGGTACACAGTATCCAAAACACTCTGCCGCACGCTTTGGATGATATCGCTTTGGGTGATGTGGCCGCGCTGGATCAACATGTGTCCAAGCTGCTTATCGCTGGTTCCCTTCGCTTTTAATTGGATCAGGCGAGCTTGTTCCTCAGAAAGTTTTCCGGCGTTGTGCAGAATTTGCGCCAGATGATTTTCAGATTCTTCCCCCATGAAGGCATAAATCAACTTCCCTTCGCGAAAAGACATTTGCGCCGACTCACCGTTGTGGTGAATGGTGAGAGTCCCTGTTTTGCGGGCCAGGTTGATTAGATTAAGTAACTGGGTTGTGGAAAAGTCGCGCAGGTTGCCTTTTAGGGCCATAACAATTGTCCTGCTAATAAGGTATATTTTCAACAATGGCGGCTTTACCGCTAACCATTGTTGGCGTATTCGTGCATTTGGTGAGTTGGTAAAAGACGCAATTACTGCGATTATGACAATTTCACCTGTCGTTGAGCATTATACTAGGGGAAAAATTTCAAGTCAAACTTACTATTGTCATGGTTTGGTATATGCCAGGCGCCGGTTATCCTGGCTTTTGAATTGCTCTTGTTGGGGTATATTTTCGTGTGTACAATACGTTTTGTTTTGGTGTGGCAACGTCTTTCGGGGCGGTGGCGAAATGGCAGACGCAGCGGACTTAAAATCCGCCGGAGTAACCTCCGTGTGGGTTCGACTCCCACCCGCCCTACACTTTAACAGGCCCTTTGGGGCCTTTTTTTATTGATCGGTGTGAAGATGGATGGCGCGATGGGTCTAGCAAGAAGGGTACAGCTATGTTTGGCGCAGGCGCTGACTTCAGGTCTGCCGGGGCGTTTGGTCGTCGGCGTGTCCGGTGGCGCGGATTCGCTGGCTCTGCTGCACAGTCTGGCGTACCATGCGCCTGCCTATGACCTGGTGGTTGCTCATCTAAATCATGGCTGGCGGGACACGGCCGTTTCCGATGCCCAATTCGTCGCCCAAACGGCCGCTGCCTGGGGGCTGCCTTGCGTGGTAGAAACGGCCGACGTCATCGCCCAGGCCAGCGCCGGCGGCCAATCATTGGAAGAGGCCGGCCGTCTGGCCCGCTACCGCTTCTTCGCCAGCGTCGCCCGCGAAACGGGGGCTGCGGCCGTTTTGGTAGCCCACAACGCCGACGACCAGGCGGAGACCGTGCTGCTGAACCTGCTGCGCGGAACCGGCCTCACCGGCTTGGGCGGCATGAAATCGGTCGCCCCCCTGCCGGAAGCGCCGGAATTTTGGCTGCTGCGGCCGCTGCTCACCACCAGCCGCGCCGACATCGAAGCCTACTGCCAGGAACATGGCCTGACGCCCGTGCAAGACAGCACCAACAGCGATATTACCTTCTTGCGCAACCGCATTCGCCACCACCTGCTGCCTGAATTAACCACCTACAACCCACAAATCCAGACCCACTTGCAGCAGTTGGCCCATATCGTGGCTGCCGACGAAGATTACCTGGAGCAGGTTGTGGCCGAACATTGGCCGGCGCTGGCGCCGGCGCAGTCTGGGGCGTGGCTGGCGCTGGACCGGGCGCGCTGGCTGGCGCTGCCGCTGGCTATGCGACGACGCAGTTTACGGCGGGCGGTGGCGACAGTACGGCCGTCTATTACCGACCTCAGCTTTGCCACCATCGAACAGGCCCGGTTGGTCGCCGAAGCAGGAGCGGTGGGAGCGCAAAGTGATTTGCCCGATGGGGTGCGGCTGCGGGTAGATTACGGCCGTCTCCTCATCACCACCCCGGTACAGCGGCAGCCCGGCGACTGGCCGCAGCTCCCCGCCGGGGCCGTTTTGCCTTTGCCGGTTCCCGGCATACTCCCGCTGGCCAACGGCTGGCGGCTGGAAACAACCCTGCTGGACTCGGTTGACGCCGCCTATGTGCAAAACAACGCCGATCCCTGGCTGGCTTTTTTGGCCGCAGACACACCGCCCCTATGGGTGCGTGGACGGCGGCCGGGAGAACGATTTGCGCCATTGGGCATGAACGGCCGTACCACCAGCCTGAAAAAAGTGATGATCAACCGCCACATCGGCGCCGCCTGGCGCAATGATTGGCCGCTGGTTTGCACTGCCCAGCACATCGTCTGGCTGGTCGGCCACCAAATAGACGAACGGGCCAAAATAACACCAGCCAGCCGTGGGGTCTTTCAGATACGCTGCGCCAAAGGTTGACGTTGTTCCTCCGCCTCAGTATACTACCAATCGTTAACAACGCGGGGCGTAGCTCAGCTTGGTAGAGCGCTCGGTTTGGGTCCGAGAGGTCGTCGGTTCGAATCCGGCCGCCCCGACTGGAAAGAGATAGTCAGTGTTCAGTAAATAGTGACTGCTAAAGCGCGGCGGTGGTGTAGTGGTAACACGGCAGCCTTCCAAGCTGCTCTCACGGGTTCGAATCCCGTCCGCCGCTCTTTTTCTACGATTAACGGTTCACCATTCACAATTCATCATTCATCATTCACAATTTAACCTCCGGGCCTATAGCTCAATGGCAGAGCAAGCGGCTCATAACCGCTGGGTTCTAGGTTCGAATCCTAGTAGGCCCATAAACAAAAAGACTTGTATGCCAACACACCATGCAAGTCTTTCTTCATTCCCACTCCAACCTACGACACATGCGCCCACACAAAACAGAACTGCTCCAGGCGCAATTTCTCTACTTCGCAGCATGTCTTAACCATATTTCTTTATCTTGAAGGAGAAGAATCATGCCGATTTCCCTGCCTGCCCGTTTGTCTTGGTTATTGGGTTTGGTCGTTGTCCTGTTGATTGGTCTCGCCTGGCGTCAGGCCGACGTCGCGGCGCAGGCCGGGCCACCACCTACCCCCACCGCCGCCATGGCCGCCATGCTGCGCGATGTCCAGCCAGCACAAACATTAGCCCCCCAGTCCCTAACCCCCTGCGTCAGTGGTTTCGCCGGGATTTATCCCTGCCAGAACGTGGATTTACTGGCCTTCATGCCCCTGGCCAGCATCGGCGGCGGCAGCGGCAACGACATCTGGGGCTGGACCGATCCGGTCGGTGGTAAAGAATATGCCCTGATGGGACGCACCAACGGTACCGCTTTTGTAGACATCAGCGATCCGGAGAACCCGCTTTACTTGGGCAATTTGCCTACCCACACCGCCACTTCCATCTGGCGCGACATCAAGGTATACGCCAACCATGCGTTCATTGTCAGCGAAGCCAGCGGCCACGGAATGCAGGTGTTTGACCTGACGCAGCTGCGTAACGTGCCCATAACACCGGCAACTTTTAGCAGCACGGCTCATTACGGCAGCTTTGGCAACGCCCACAACATTGTCATCAACGAGGATACCGGCTTTGCCTACGCCGTTGGTACAAGCACCTGCAGCGGCGGGCTGCACATGGTCAACATCCAAAACCCCATCAGCCCCACCTTCGCCGGCTGTTTTAGCAGCGATGGTTACACTCACGACGCCCACTGCCTGGTTTACAGCGGGCCAGACGCGCAGCATCAGGGCAAAGAGATTTGCTTCAACTCTAATGAAGACACGCTGACTATTGTGGACGTGACCAACAAAGTCGCGCCAGCGCAGTTGTCGCGCACCGGTTACGCCGGTTCGGCCTACACCCACCAGGGCTGGGTAGACCCCACGCACACCTACTATCTGCAAGATGATGAACTGGACGAATCTAATTGGGGGCACAATACGCGCACCTATGTCTGGGACATCAGCAATTTAGACGCGCCGGTGCTGTTAGGCAATTACACCTCTTCGACCCCGGCCATAGACCATAATCTGTATATCACAGGAAATCTCGTCTACCAATCGAATTACCGCGCCGGTCTCCGTATTTTGCAGGTGAATAATTATGCCACCAGCAATCTGGAAGAAGTGGGGTATTTTGACATCTATCCGGCCAATAATAACGCCAACTTTAACGGCAGTTGGAGCAATTATCCTTACTTCGCCAGCGGCGTGGTGGTGGTTAGCGGCATTGAGCAAGGATTGTTTATCTTGCAGCCGCAGTTGGGCGACCCGACTTATGGCGTGGCGCTGTCGCCAGACGACACGGCCGTTGCCCAACCTGGCGCAACCGTCACCTACACGGTCCAAATCACCAACACCGGCTCAGTCGCCGACACCTTTAACCTGGCCGTGACCAGCAGTTGGCCGACAGAGTTGTCCACCCTCGCCATCGCTCTGGATAGTGGTCAGAGCAGTTCGTTTACTGCTACAGTGCAGGTTCCGCTCGACGCCGCCGCCGGGGACAGCGATGCAGCCGTGGTCACGGCCGTTTCCCAGGCCGACGGCAGTGTCAGCGAGGCCACCCAACTCACCACCTCAGCGGCGGCCCTGTACGGCGCAGCCATCGCCGGTCCCGCCAGTGGCAGCGCCCTACCCGGCACGGCCATCACCTACACGCTGCGCCTGACCAATACGGGTAACATCACCGACACCTTTAGCCTGACGGCCGACGCAGACTGGTTAACGGCCGTCGCCCCCACCACCGCCACCTTAGCGGCCAATACCGCGACAGACGTTTTACTGACAGTCCACGTACCGCTTACGGCCACCCTGGGACTGACGGATACGGCCGTTTTCCAGGCCACCTCCACCCAGGAACCCGCTGCCACTGCCGACTGGAGCATCACGACAACGGCCGTGCCCTACACACTCTTCCTGCCCATCATCGGCAACAACTTTGAGACTGCGCACGAAATCGCCTGCGTAGACGGTATGGCCGGCGACTATCCATGCAAAAACGCCAACTACCTTTCTTTCCTTTCCCTGGCTGACCTGGGGGCCACCAGCGGCCAAAAGGCGGCCAATCTGTGGGGTTGGACCGACCCGCAGGACAACAATGAATACGTCCTCCTGGGTCTGACAGACAAACTGGCCTTCATCAATACCACCAACCCGCTCAGCCCGGTCATCGTCGGCTTTTTGCCCAACCAGACCAACACCAATCCAGTTGCCTACCGCGACGTAAAAGTCTACCAGCATTACGCCTTTGTCATCGCCGACGAAAACAGCCAGCACGGCCTGCAAGTCTTCGACCTGCATCATTTGCGCGGCGTCGCCGGTGCGCCGGTGACATTCAGCGCCGACGCCACTTACAACGCCTTTGGCAACGCCCACAACTTCTTCATCCACGAGGCCACCGGCTATGCCTACATTGTGCGCAACACCGCGCCGGTGCTGTGCAGCAGCGCCGTCTATATTCTGAACGTGCAAGACCCGCTCAACCCCACGTTTGTCAACTGCTACGATGAGGGCGGGGCCGCTTCAGACGTGATGTGCGTTTTGTACAATGGGCCGGATGTAGATTATCACGGCCGTGAACTCTGCCTGGTCGCCAGCGACGACGAAATTCTGGTGGCCGACATGACCGACAAAAACACCCCAACCACCCTGGCGACCCTCACTTACCCCGCCGTCCACCGCGCCCACCTGGCCTGGTTCACCGAGGACCATCGCTATTTCCTCTCCTCCGACATGGAAGACGAGATGATGATGGGCTTCAATACGCGCATCTTCGTCTGGGACTTTACCCAGGTAGACGCGCCGGTGTTGCAGAGCATCTACGTCGGCCCCACGCCCGCCAGCGACCACAATGTCTGGGTGAAGGGAGAGTATGCCTACGTCGGCAATTTCCGCGCCGGGGTACGCATTCTTGGCTTGCAAGACATCGCCAACACCACCATGAACAATGTCACCATCACCGAAGCAGCTTACTTCGACACCTACCCGGCCAACGACAATACCGGCCACATGGGCGGCGTTTGGGCTGTCTACCCGTTTTTTGCCAGCGGCGTTACGGCCGTTAGCGACCGGGAGACAGGACTGTATCTGGTACGGCCGGTATTGCCCTGATGATTGCGGATCGCCGATTGCGCAATGGATAGGCTAAGGGCGTGGGCTGGCGTAGGGTTTCTGGCGGGACTGCTGCTGACAATGGTTGTCGGGGCGACGGCCGTCCCACCCGCCGACCCTATCCTCTATGGTACCTACCTGGGCGCGGAAGCTGCCGAATATGGCCGGGCCATCGCCACCGACCCGGCCGGCAACCTCTATGTGGCCGGGGAGACGCAATCTGTTACCTTTCCGACCACCCGCGCATCCTGGCTGCACGGCATAGACGTTTATGTGGCAAAATTCAACGCCACCAGCGGCGCCGCCGATTACATCCTTTGGTTTAACGCCCTCACCCTGTTTGCCGAAGATTACGCCTATGGCCTGGCCGTCGGCCCGGATGGCAGCGCCTACGTGGTCGGCGATACCCGCTCCGACGACTTTTGCGCCTTGTTTGGCGACACCCCCGGTTTTGATACCACCTACAACGGCGGCGGCGACGCCTTTGTCCTCAAAGTCAAGCCAGATGGCAGCGGGTTGGATTACTGCACC of the Candidatus Leptovillus gracilis genome contains:
- a CDS encoding choice-of-anchor B family protein: MPISLPARLSWLLGLVVVLLIGLAWRQADVAAQAGPPPTPTAAMAAMLRDVQPAQTLAPQSLTPCVSGFAGIYPCQNVDLLAFMPLASIGGGSGNDIWGWTDPVGGKEYALMGRTNGTAFVDISDPENPLYLGNLPTHTATSIWRDIKVYANHAFIVSEASGHGMQVFDLTQLRNVPITPATFSSTAHYGSFGNAHNIVINEDTGFAYAVGTSTCSGGLHMVNIQNPISPTFAGCFSSDGYTHDAHCLVYSGPDAQHQGKEICFNSNEDTLTIVDVTNKVAPAQLSRTGYAGSAYTHQGWVDPTHTYYLQDDELDESNWGHNTRTYVWDISNLDAPVLLGNYTSSTPAIDHNLYITGNLVYQSNYRAGLRILQVNNYATSNLEEVGYFDIYPANNNANFNGSWSNYPYFASGVVVVSGIEQGLFILQPQLGDPTYGVALSPDDTAVAQPGATVTYTVQITNTGSVADTFNLAVTSSWPTELSTLAIALDSGQSSSFTATVQVPLDAAAGDSDAAVVTAVSQADGSVSEATQLTTSAAALYGAAIAGPASGSALPGTAITYTLRLTNTGNITDTFSLTADADWLTAVAPTTATLAANTATDVLLTVHVPLTATLGLTDTAVFQATSTQEPAATADWSITTTAVPYTLFLPIIGNNFETAHEIACVDGMAGDYPCKNANYLSFLSLADLGATSGQKAANLWGWTDPQDNNEYVLLGLTDKLAFINTTNPLSPVIVGFLPNQTNTNPVAYRDVKVYQHYAFVIADENSQHGLQVFDLHHLRGVAGAPVTFSADATYNAFGNAHNFFIHEATGYAYIVRNTAPVLCSSAVYILNVQDPLNPTFVNCYDEGGAASDVMCVLYNGPDVDYHGRELCLVASDDEILVADMTDKNTPTTLATLTYPAVHRAHLAWFTEDHRYFLSSDMEDEMMMGFNTRIFVWDFTQVDAPVLQSIYVGPTPASDHNVWVKGEYAYVGNFRAGVRILGLQDIANTTMNNVTITEAAYFDTYPANDNTGHMGGVWAVYPFFASGVTAVSDRETGLYLVRPVLP